Genomic DNA from Vanrija pseudolonga chromosome 3, complete sequence:
CAGAGCCTGGATCTGCGCGTCCGAGAGGCCCTCGGGTGCGTCCCAGGTCGACTGCGAGGTCTGCGCGTTGTAGAAGTAGGGCAACTGGCGCGAGTTTGAGAATCGGACTTCCCAGCCGGACGACATtatggtgtgtgtgggggtggggtagTTTGGGTTGAGAGATGAGAGGAGAGACAAGGAGATGTGTCAAGACAAGAGCAGAGTGATGGGCAAGGTGGTGTGTGACGTGCCAAGTCGCGGGGGATATTGTCGTCATGGGCTGACTGCCCACGTGGTGATTAGCGGAATCAGATTTCCTAATCATCACTTCTACTGCGGATGACAACTTTGTAATACAAATCTCAAAGTCAATTCCCTTGTCTCTATCTCATCATCGTTGCCCCTCTCGTAACATCTTCGTCATCGCATCTCACCACTCTCCTCCACATCCAACTCTTTTACACGCGGGCGCCGACCGAGCACGACAATGTCACTGCTCGAGGTAGCGCTCCCGCTCGTCCTCTTGTCGGTCCTGGTGCTCCtgctgcgctcggcgccggccgtaGTCGCATCGTCCAACCCAAAGGCGCGGTACAagctgccgtcgccggcggccgcgtacCGGCTGTCGAGACGCGCCGACtgggtcgtcgagcggcacgGGGTGACAGTGTCCGCGACCACGGGCGGGCTCAACTCGCTCCCGAAGCGCGTGCTAGCCGGCATTGGCGCGCGCTCAAGGGACAAGGTGCTGTGGTTctacgacgccggcgtcgtcgtctcggtGGTCGGCATCGCGGtcggcatcctcggcgcgatcTGGGCCCTCTTCCGCGTATGGTGGGCAGTATGGGTCGAAGCTGAGGCGCATGCCCGTGTCCAGCATGCGCCTGACGGTGGCCTGAAaccgcgtgccgccgaggggctcgacgcggcggccgagggcgccgcaAGGATCATCAAGCGCGCGGTCGTTGACGCGGTTGCCAAGCATGCCTCGGGCATCGGGAAACGAGATGCGCCGCCTCCACAGCTGCATACGGCTGATGGGGGGCTGCAGCCTTTGGTGGGTTGGTGACAGAAGGGCGGAGCTGACTGTAGATCCCGGGCATCACGACGCCACTGTCGCATCTGCcgacgctcgtgctcgcgctcgttgtcgccgagctcattCACGAAGCGGggcacgcgctcgctgctgcgctggaCGACGTCTCGCCATCAAAATTCTCGCtcaacctccacctcgtgctgccgagcgccagcgtcATCTTCCCTGCCAATGCAGTCGACTACCTGCCCTTCAAGGCGCATGCGAGGTTGGCAACTTCCGGGCCATGGCACAACTTCGTCCTCTGGTTGGCATTGTTTGCGCTGGGAGGAATTAGCCCGCTGGCGTGGGGGAATAGCAGTGCAGAGGGAAGGGTAGTTGTGGCGGTGGCGCAGGTTAGTGACAAGCAGACTTGCCGTTCGTGGAATCTGACAAAAAACGCTGCAGGATTCCGAGCTTGCATCACACCTCCGACCAGGCGATATACTCACCCATGTCGATGACATCTTCCTCGGTGGCAAGGTGGATATCTGGAGCAAGTATCTCTCTGGCCAGCCTATCCCACCAGGCACTCCAGCACCGGCTGAGCCCAATGGGTGGTGCGTCTCCAAGTACGAGTttgacgacgcgccgcgtgcaCCCTGCTCGCCGCACCATATGATCGGGTTTGTGCGTGCCGAACACGGCGGTGGATCAGAAACACACTGTCTGCCCGCGCACAACATCAtctcgatgccgtcgaccGAGTGCCACTGCGCCCTGTCCCATCTCTGCGTCAATCTCTCCCCACTAGAACACATCCTGCGGATCAGGATAAAACGCGGGAGCAAGCGCGACGTTGTGTTGTGGTCGGGCGACAAGGTGGCCGTGTTGCATCAAGTCGAGGTGGGGACCAAGGCCCCGAGGTTCTGGGCCGCGGGGACGCGATGGGGcgacctcttcctcgcgTAAGTGACGGACGCCGTTCACCACTGACCTCCAGATACCTCAAGATGGTGACCCTCTCGCTGTTCCTCTTCAACCTTCTCCCCTTGCCATCGACAGACGGCATTCACCTCCTCACCGCGCTCCTCCAGTCACGCGGCCACCAGCTCTCCAGACCATCACGACAACTCGTCACCAACCCTTCAAGCCGACACCCGACAATCAACCTGTACCGGTACGACGAGgggtccgactcggacgacagCACCGGGGGGCCGGGTaccggcggtggcggcgagcctGCATGGGCCACCGGCCGCGGGCGCCGTGAAGAGGTGTgggcgcgccgcctgcgacGCGTGGTAGAGGGCTCGATGAGCGGGCTCCTCGCCGCGTGGGCGTTGGGATGGGCCATGCTGGCATTGCTGCGGTCGAGTTAGTAGACGTATAGTATGTGTATGCATCTTGCTGAGGCTACGGGGGCAGGGGAGAGTTGCTTGAAGCCGACACCTCATACCTATACACTCTGCTTAAATACCAGCGTCCAGAGTCGCAGACACGAAGATCACATCAAACACCCTCTTGATAGCTCAGTTGGTAGAGCGTCGGACTGTAATAGGTTACAACTTCAATCCGCAGGTCCTGTGTTCGAATCACAGTCAGGAGAACAGATAGGAGATCCACTATCTTTTGCTGCGTGGGTGTACATGCaagagctcgtcgtcgactcgagAACGTAAGTGAAGGAGGTGTCAACGTCGTGCCGATCAAAGTGTCACCGCCCACCCATGACTGCGGCGATCTGTCCGCTGTCTCACTAGGTGACACAAGTCACACGCGATAGTGACACTATCGCAGATGGGCAAGACACCGAGCAACAGCACACGGGCCGACAATGCCGGGGTATTGGCCGGAAGTACGACAGGGCACAGGGCAGCCACCCAGTTGCGCCAGGgtctcctccacctcgcttggcacctcctcgcaccaccaccgcccaaACCCCTCCCTACCCTCACACCCGCACCCATGGCAACGTGGCGGAGTGGTTAACGCGGTTGACTCGAAATCAACTTCCTTCGGGAGCACATGTTCGAATCATGTCGTTGTCGGGCGTGCGAGCTGATGCGAGCGTATCGTTTTGCTTGTGGTTTTGCTACAGCATGAGTGGCGGTGCGGCAAGCCTCACTCAAAGTTCATGGACAACGACTACGTGACTTGTACAACGTAGATAATATGGCTTGGCCGTCGGCTGTTCAACCCTAGCAACTAGCTGGGGTCCCCCTCTCCTCCTGTCCCCGCCctctcgccgcgctcaacggAAGTGGCCCTTCTCCGGGCCAAAGTATCCCTTCTCCGGCAGGGGGAGGCGCACACACGCGGCCGTCTCGCACCCCTTGTCGTACTCGCTGTTGCCCCACCACTCGAGGTTGATGTCGCTGATCTGGAGCGCGAAGAAGATGACGATCGCGCAGATGGCGATGCCGGCCGACAGCGCAGAGCAGAGGACGTAGTTGTATTTGGCCCAGAAGGCGAGGTAGCGCGGCTTGACGAGCTTCCAGCTGATAAACGTGAACACGAGCGCGGGCCAGATCCAGCTGATGTTGTACGGCGCCCAGATGAGCGCGCCGAAACACATCATCACGGGGTGGATCTGGCGCAGCCAGTGCTGCCTGGGGAACGCCTTCTGCAGCCCGTAGATGATGATCGGGAGGACGAAGCCGAGGCCAAAGCcggagaggagggaggtgaagcggccgcccttgccgaaGATCTTGATGGGTCCCACGCTGCCCCAGAACACGGCGGCGTTGAAGAATGTGTAGT
This window encodes:
- the Mbtps2 gene encoding Membrane-bound transcription factor site-2 protease, producing MSLLEVALPLVLLSVLVLLLRSAPAVVASSNPKARYKLPSPAAAYRLSRRADWVVERHGVTVSATTGGLNSLPKRVLAGIGARSRDKVLWFYDAGVVVSVVGIAVGILGAIWALFRVWWAVWVEAEAHARVQHAPDGGLKPRAAEGLDAAAEGAARIIKRAVVDAVAKHASGIGKRDAPPPQLHTADGGLQPLIPGITTPLSHLPTLVLALVVAELIHEAGHALAAALDDVSPSKFSLNLHLVLPSASVIFPANAVDYLPFKAHARLATSGPWHNFVLWLALFALGGISPLAWGNSSAEGRVVVAVAQDSELASHLRPGDILTHVDDIFLGGKVDIWSKYLSGQPIPPGTPAPAEPNGWCVSKYEFDDAPRAPCSPHHMIGFVRAEHGGGSETHCLPAHNIISMPSTECHCALSHLCVNLSPLEHILRIRIKRGSKRDVVLWSGDKVAVLHQVEVGTKAPRFWAAGTRWGDLFLAYLKMVTLSLFLFNLLPLPSTDGIHLLTALLQSRGHQLSRPSRQLVTNPSSRHPTINLYRYDEGSDSDDSTGGPGTGGGGEPAWATGRGRREEVWARRLRRVVEGSMSGLLAAWALGWAMLALLRSS